One window from the genome of Nicotiana tomentosiformis chromosome 5, ASM39032v3, whole genome shotgun sequence encodes:
- the LOC104118376 gene encoding mitogen-activated protein kinase kinase kinase YODA-like isoform X1: MPSWWGKSSSKEAKKKVSKESFIDTLHRKFKSPSEAKSPSKSGGSRRHSSDIAFEKGSRSQAQSRSSSPSKHVLRCQSFAESALAQPLPLPGLPPASVVRTDSGLSQSARPRTEKGSKPSLFLPLSKPACIRHRLDPADADGELVFASVSSECSIESDDLSDSRQRSQLASDFETGNRATMGSPSSLPVKDPSAVGQIRTKDATEPVNLSPSRRVSSRSPKRRPLNSHLPSIQIPSHGGLFSAPVSSISSPSRSPMRAAGCEQVTSSTLWAGKTYPDLPLLGSGHCSSPGSGQNSGHNSMGGDMAAQLFWQPSRGSPEYSPIPSPRMTSPGPSSRIHSGAVTPIHPRAGGGASELQTSWPDDAKLESHPLPRPPITISNTSPFSHSNSVATSPSVPRSPGRADNLSSLGSRWKKGKLLGRGTFGHVYVGFNSDSGEMCAMKEVTLFTDDSKSKESAKQLAQEVALLSRLRHPNIVQYYGSEMVPDKLYIYLEYVSGGSIYKLLQEYGPFGETAIRSYTQQILSGLAYLHAKSTVHRDIKGANILVDPNGRIKLADFGMAKHITGHSCPLSFKGSPYWMAPEVIKNSSGCNLAVDIWSLGCTVLEMATSKPPWSQYEGVAAMFKIGNSKELPAIPEHLSDEGKDFVRKCLQREPRSRPTAAELLEHPFVKDAAPLEKPNIFPASFNPPCAAANGVKPLGIGSARNYPTLESEKLAIHSSRASRSNFHCRDIHIPKNISCPVSPIGSPLLHPRSPQNLNGRMSPSPISSPLNTSGSSTPISGGNGAIPFRHINQSVYLQEARTVPSSPYMNGPSYWDPDALRATPLGSRAFQELASFEDDAPGKQFGRPATGELCNAQSALANRVSQQLLRDHVKLIYSVDLNPCPPLSSRTGGT; this comes from the exons ATGCCTTCATGGTGGGGAAAGTCATCTTCAAAGGAAGCAAAGAAGAAAGTGAGCAAAGAAAGTTTTATTGATACATTGCATCGCAAGTTTAAAAGTCCAAGTGAAGCTAAGTCTCCAAGTAAATCAGGAGGATCTCGAAGACATAGCAGTGACATTGCTTTTGAGAAGGGTTCTCGGTCCCAAGCACAGTCAAGGTCGTCATCACCTTCCAAGCATGTCTTGAGATGTCAAAGCTTTGCTGAAAGTGCTCTAGCCCAGCCACTTCCACTTCCAGGTCTGCCACCAGCAAGCGTAGTCCGGACAGACTCTGGACTCAGTCAATCAGCAAGACCCAGAACAGAGAAGGGCTCAAAGCCATCCCTGTTTCTGCCTCTCTCAAAACCTGCATGCATCAGGCACAGACTGGACCCTGCAGATGCCGATGGAGAGCTTGTTTTTGCATCAGTTTCAAGTGAGTGCTCTATTGAGAGTGATGATCTGAGTGATTCACGTCAGCGTAGTCAACTAGCATCTGATTTTGAAACTGGCAACCGAGCTACCATGGGTAGCCCTTCCAG TTTGCCTGTTAAGGATCCGTCTGCTGTTGGACAAATACGCACAAAAGACGCAACTGAACCAGTTAATCTTTCTCCCAGTAGACGTGTCTCCTCTCGATCTCCTAAGAGACGACCACTTAATAGCCACTTGCCCAGTATACAGATCCCTTCTCATGGTGGCCTCTTCAGTGCTCCTGTTAGTTCTATATCAAGTCCTTCTAGAAGTCCAATGAGAGCTGCTGGCTGCGAGCAAGTTACTAGTTCTACTTTGTGGGCAGGAAAGACTTATCCGGATCTTCCTTTACTTGGATCTGGCCATTGTTCAAGCCCAGGGTCTGGTCAGAATTCTGGACATAATTCCATGGGAGGAGATATGGCAGCGCAACTGTTTTGGCAGCCTAGTAGAGGAAGCCCAGAGTACTCTCCAATTCCTAGTCCCAGGATGACAAGTCCTGGACCTAGCTCAAGAATTCACAGTGGCGCTGTCACACCAATTCATCCTAGGGCTGGAGGTGGAGCATCTGAATTGCAGACTAGTTGGCCTGATGATGCAAAATTAGAAAGTCATCCTTTGCCCCGTCCTCCTATAACAATTTCCAACACTTCACCCTTTTCTCATTCCAATTCAGTTGCAACATCTCCCTCAGTGCCGCGAAGCCCTGGCAGAGCAGATAATCTTTCTAGCCTTGGATCTCGCTGGAAAAAGGGGAAGTTGCTTGGTAGAGGCACATTTGGACACGTTTATGTTGGTTTTAATAG TGATAGTGGAGAAATGTGTGCAATGAAGGAGGTGACCCTATTTACGGATGACTCAAAGTCAAAGGAAAGTGCAAAACAGTTGGCACAG GAGGTTGCGTTGTTGAGCCGATTAAGACATCCAAATATTGTCCAGTATTATGGGTCAGAGATG GTTCCTGATAAACTTTATATCTACTTGGAATATGTCTCTGGTGGGTCCATTTATAAGCTTTTACAAGAATATGGTCCATTTGGAGAAACAGCAATCCGTAGTTACACTCAGCAAATTCTATCGGGGCTTGCATATTTACATGCTAAAAGCACTGTGCATAG AGATATTAAAGGGGCAAATATTCTTGTTGATCCAAATGGGCGCATAAAGTTGGCAGACTTTGGAATGGCGAAGCAT ATCACAGGGCATTCCTGTCCATTATCATTCAAAGGAAGTCCTTACTGGATGGCCCCTGAG GTAATAAAGAACTCCAGTGGCTGCAACCTTGCTGTTGATATATGGAGTCTTGGATGCACTGTCTTAGAAATGGCTACATCAAAGCCTCCTTGGAGCCAGTATGAAGGA GTTGCTGCCATGTTTAAGATTGGGAACAGTAAAGAACTCCCAGCAATCCCGGAACACCTTTCAGACGAGGGAAAAGATTTTGTGAGGAAGTGTTTACAGCGTGAGCCACGAAGTCGTCCTACTGCTGCTGAGCTATTGGAGCATCCTTTTGTTAAAGATGCTGCCCCTCTGGAAAAGCCAAATATATTTCCTGCATCTTTCAATCCTCCTTGTGCAGCTGCAAATGGGGTAAAACCTCTG GGCATTGGATCTGCAAGAAATTATCCTACGTTGGAATCAGAAAAGCTTGCAATCCACTCATCTAGAGCATCAAGATCTAATTTTCACTGCAG GGACATCCACATTCCGAAAAACATATCTTGCCCTGTCTCCCCAATTGGTAGCCCTCTTTTACATCCAAGGTCACCTCAAAACCTAAACGGGAGGATGTCTCCCTCACCTATATCAAGCCCTCTCAACACATCTGGCTCATCAACACCAATCTCTGGAGGTAATGGTGCTATCCCATTTCGTCACATTAATCAGTCAGTTTACTTGCAAGAGGCCAGAACAGTTCCAAGTAGTCCCTATATGAACGGCCCTTCTTACTGGGATCCTGATGCTTTACGAGCGACGCCATTAGGATCTCGTGCTTTCCAAGAATTGGCATCCTTTGAGGATGATGCTCCGGGAAAACAGTTTGGGAGGCCTGCCACAGGAGAACTTTGCAATGCGCAATCAGCCTTGGCCAATCGGGTGTCCCAGCAACTTTTGAGGGATCATGTGAAATTGATTTATTCAGTAGATCTCAATCCTTGCCCTCCCTTGTCAAGTCGCACGGGTGGAACATGA
- the LOC104118376 gene encoding mitogen-activated protein kinase kinase kinase YODA-like isoform X2 has protein sequence MPSWWGKSSSKEAKKKVSKESFIDTLHRKFKSPSEAKSPSKSGGSRRHSSDIAFEKGSRSQAQSRSSSPSKHVLRCQSFAESALAQPLPLPGLPPASVVRTDSGLSQSARPRTEKGSKPSLFLPLSKPACIRHRLDPADADGELVFASVSSECSIESDDLSDSRQRSQLASDFETGNRATMGSPSSLPVKDPSAVGQIRTKDATEPVNLSPSRRVSSRSPKRRPLNSHLPSIQIPSHGGLFSAPVSSISSPSRSPMRAAGCEQVTSSTLWAGKTYPDLPLLGSGHCSSPGSGQNSGHNSMGGDMAAQLFWQPSRGSPEYSPIPSPRMTSPGPSSRIHSGAVTPIHPRAGGGASELQTSWPDDAKLESHPLPRPPITISNTSPFSHSNSVATSPSVPRSPGRADNLSSLGSRWKKGKLLGRGTFGHVYVGFNSDSGEMCAMKEVTLFTDDSKSKESAKQLAQEVALLSRLRHPNIVQYYGSEMVPDKLYIYLEYVSGGSIYKLLQEYGPFGETAIRSYTQQILSGLAYLHAKSTVHRDIKGANILVDPNGRIKLADFGMAKHITGHSCPLSFKGSPYWMAPEVIKNSSGCNLAVDIWSLGCTVLEMATSKPPWSQYEGVAAMFKIGNSKELPAIPEHLSDEGKDFVRKCLQREPRSRPTAAELLEHPFVKDAAPLEKPNIFPASFNPPCAAANGGIGSARNYPTLESEKLAIHSSRASRSNFHCRDIHIPKNISCPVSPIGSPLLHPRSPQNLNGRMSPSPISSPLNTSGSSTPISGGNGAIPFRHINQSVYLQEARTVPSSPYMNGPSYWDPDALRATPLGSRAFQELASFEDDAPGKQFGRPATGELCNAQSALANRVSQQLLRDHVKLIYSVDLNPCPPLSSRTGGT, from the exons ATGCCTTCATGGTGGGGAAAGTCATCTTCAAAGGAAGCAAAGAAGAAAGTGAGCAAAGAAAGTTTTATTGATACATTGCATCGCAAGTTTAAAAGTCCAAGTGAAGCTAAGTCTCCAAGTAAATCAGGAGGATCTCGAAGACATAGCAGTGACATTGCTTTTGAGAAGGGTTCTCGGTCCCAAGCACAGTCAAGGTCGTCATCACCTTCCAAGCATGTCTTGAGATGTCAAAGCTTTGCTGAAAGTGCTCTAGCCCAGCCACTTCCACTTCCAGGTCTGCCACCAGCAAGCGTAGTCCGGACAGACTCTGGACTCAGTCAATCAGCAAGACCCAGAACAGAGAAGGGCTCAAAGCCATCCCTGTTTCTGCCTCTCTCAAAACCTGCATGCATCAGGCACAGACTGGACCCTGCAGATGCCGATGGAGAGCTTGTTTTTGCATCAGTTTCAAGTGAGTGCTCTATTGAGAGTGATGATCTGAGTGATTCACGTCAGCGTAGTCAACTAGCATCTGATTTTGAAACTGGCAACCGAGCTACCATGGGTAGCCCTTCCAG TTTGCCTGTTAAGGATCCGTCTGCTGTTGGACAAATACGCACAAAAGACGCAACTGAACCAGTTAATCTTTCTCCCAGTAGACGTGTCTCCTCTCGATCTCCTAAGAGACGACCACTTAATAGCCACTTGCCCAGTATACAGATCCCTTCTCATGGTGGCCTCTTCAGTGCTCCTGTTAGTTCTATATCAAGTCCTTCTAGAAGTCCAATGAGAGCTGCTGGCTGCGAGCAAGTTACTAGTTCTACTTTGTGGGCAGGAAAGACTTATCCGGATCTTCCTTTACTTGGATCTGGCCATTGTTCAAGCCCAGGGTCTGGTCAGAATTCTGGACATAATTCCATGGGAGGAGATATGGCAGCGCAACTGTTTTGGCAGCCTAGTAGAGGAAGCCCAGAGTACTCTCCAATTCCTAGTCCCAGGATGACAAGTCCTGGACCTAGCTCAAGAATTCACAGTGGCGCTGTCACACCAATTCATCCTAGGGCTGGAGGTGGAGCATCTGAATTGCAGACTAGTTGGCCTGATGATGCAAAATTAGAAAGTCATCCTTTGCCCCGTCCTCCTATAACAATTTCCAACACTTCACCCTTTTCTCATTCCAATTCAGTTGCAACATCTCCCTCAGTGCCGCGAAGCCCTGGCAGAGCAGATAATCTTTCTAGCCTTGGATCTCGCTGGAAAAAGGGGAAGTTGCTTGGTAGAGGCACATTTGGACACGTTTATGTTGGTTTTAATAG TGATAGTGGAGAAATGTGTGCAATGAAGGAGGTGACCCTATTTACGGATGACTCAAAGTCAAAGGAAAGTGCAAAACAGTTGGCACAG GAGGTTGCGTTGTTGAGCCGATTAAGACATCCAAATATTGTCCAGTATTATGGGTCAGAGATG GTTCCTGATAAACTTTATATCTACTTGGAATATGTCTCTGGTGGGTCCATTTATAAGCTTTTACAAGAATATGGTCCATTTGGAGAAACAGCAATCCGTAGTTACACTCAGCAAATTCTATCGGGGCTTGCATATTTACATGCTAAAAGCACTGTGCATAG AGATATTAAAGGGGCAAATATTCTTGTTGATCCAAATGGGCGCATAAAGTTGGCAGACTTTGGAATGGCGAAGCAT ATCACAGGGCATTCCTGTCCATTATCATTCAAAGGAAGTCCTTACTGGATGGCCCCTGAG GTAATAAAGAACTCCAGTGGCTGCAACCTTGCTGTTGATATATGGAGTCTTGGATGCACTGTCTTAGAAATGGCTACATCAAAGCCTCCTTGGAGCCAGTATGAAGGA GTTGCTGCCATGTTTAAGATTGGGAACAGTAAAGAACTCCCAGCAATCCCGGAACACCTTTCAGACGAGGGAAAAGATTTTGTGAGGAAGTGTTTACAGCGTGAGCCACGAAGTCGTCCTACTGCTGCTGAGCTATTGGAGCATCCTTTTGTTAAAGATGCTGCCCCTCTGGAAAAGCCAAATATATTTCCTGCATCTTTCAATCCTCCTTGTGCAGCTGCAAATGGG GGCATTGGATCTGCAAGAAATTATCCTACGTTGGAATCAGAAAAGCTTGCAATCCACTCATCTAGAGCATCAAGATCTAATTTTCACTGCAG GGACATCCACATTCCGAAAAACATATCTTGCCCTGTCTCCCCAATTGGTAGCCCTCTTTTACATCCAAGGTCACCTCAAAACCTAAACGGGAGGATGTCTCCCTCACCTATATCAAGCCCTCTCAACACATCTGGCTCATCAACACCAATCTCTGGAGGTAATGGTGCTATCCCATTTCGTCACATTAATCAGTCAGTTTACTTGCAAGAGGCCAGAACAGTTCCAAGTAGTCCCTATATGAACGGCCCTTCTTACTGGGATCCTGATGCTTTACGAGCGACGCCATTAGGATCTCGTGCTTTCCAAGAATTGGCATCCTTTGAGGATGATGCTCCGGGAAAACAGTTTGGGAGGCCTGCCACAGGAGAACTTTGCAATGCGCAATCAGCCTTGGCCAATCGGGTGTCCCAGCAACTTTTGAGGGATCATGTGAAATTGATTTATTCAGTAGATCTCAATCCTTGCCCTCCCTTGTCAAGTCGCACGGGTGGAACATGA
- the LOC138892721 gene encoding uncharacterized protein, which produces MRKEIHNFSQGEWETVFEAWERFKELLRRCPHNGMEQWMKLQDFWDSLNLSSRRLLNSAVADPLMKKTPEDIVTLLNELSEDADQWSTDQGYRKTSAGVHQLESTVAMHAQIAAMAKNIKQLPLAQVQTQPQVGCDIYGMGHPSHECHATVEEVNAVENFNRGNYQGGNNFNAMGQKYPGFSWSSPNGTLNSWQQNNPIPHGQGPPGFQNQQRQAPGTLPSDTEKNPKETIKAVSLRNGKELTNPIVKAKSKVVHKQTETPSEEKNEEQKSQNSGVQQEIEESRHMPALPFPQKMKREKLDKCFGRFLKMLKQLYVNIPFTEVLTQIPAYAKFLKEILSSKRKLEETTVVKLNAHCSAILQK; this is translated from the exons ATGAGAAAGGAGATTCATAATTTCAGCCAAGGCGAATGGGAAACAGTATTCGAAGCATGGGAAAGATTTAAGGAGCTGCTGCGGAGATGCCCTCATAACGGAATGGAGCAATGGATGAAACTTCAGGACTTTTGGGACAGTTTAAACCTGTCATCAAGGAGATTGCTAAATAGTGCAGTTGCAGACCCTCTGATGAAGAAAACTCCGGAAGATATTGTTACTCTCTTGAATGAACTATCCGAAGATGCCGATCAATGGTCCACAGACCAAGGGTATCGAAAAACATCTGCAGGGGTGCACCAATTAGAATCGACTGTAGCAATGCATGCCCAAATTGCAGCAATGGCTAAAAACATCAAGCAATTGCCTTTGGCTCAGGTGCAAACTCAACCACAGGTGGGTTGTGATATCTATGGGATGGGACACCCTTCACATGAGTGTCACGCTACAGTTGAGGAGGTCAACGCTGTGGAAAATTTTAATAGAGGGAACTACCAAGGTGGGAACAATTTTAATGCTATGGGTCAAAAATATCcaggtttttcatggagttcgcCAAATGGGACCTTGAATTCATGGCAGCAAAATAATCCCATACCACATGGTCAGGGACCACCAGGTTTTCAGAACCAGCAGAGGCA GGCTCCTGGGACTCTTCCATCCGACACTGAAAAGAACCCGAAGGAAACAATCAAAGCAGTATCTCTGAGAAACGGAAAAGAATTGACTAATCCAATAGTGAAGGCTAAATCGAAAGTGGTCCACAAGCAGACTGAGACACCATCAGAGGAAAAGAATGAAGAGCAAAAGAGTCAGAATAGCGGGGTGCAACAAGAAATTGAAGAAAGCAGACACATGCCAGctctacctttccctcaaaagatGAAGCGGGAGAAACTTGACAAGtgttttgggcgattcttgaagatgCTCAAACAACTTTATGTGAACATACCGTTCACAGAAGTACTCACTCAGATACCCgcttatgcaaagttcttgaaggagatcctgtcTAGCAAGAGAAAATTGGAGGAGACAACAGTGGTCAAGCTGAATGCCCACTGCAGTGCTATATTGCAAAAATAA